Proteins encoded within one genomic window of Microbacterium sp. zg-B185:
- a CDS encoding NAD(P)/FAD-dependent oxidoreductase — protein MSAREYDVIVIGAGAVGENVADRAVQGGMSTVIVEAELVGGECSYWACMPSKALLRSAAALRAARDVDGAKQAVTGEVDVAGVLRRRNRITHDWDDASQVSWLDGAGIDLLRGHAEFTGVKRVRVTAADGTVTDLVARHAVAVATGSAPLLPDIPGLREIEPWTSRDATSAQTIPASLAILGGGVVGAEMATAYAGFGTTVTLIVRSRLLSSMEPFAGDLVAASLARLGVSLRTGVEVTAAHRTDRNAVLALSDGGRVVAEQVLVAVGRTPRTTDLGLESIGFSPGAWLSVDDTLLVKGTDWLYAVGDVNHRALLTHQGKYQARAAGDVIAARAKGHPVADAPWGAHVATADHDHIPQVTFTDPEVASVGLTEAAARAAGRRIRVLDYDLSWIAGASTYADAYQGMARAIVDEDRGVLIGATFAGANVAELLHSATVAIVGEVPIERLWHAVPSYPTLSEVWLRWLEEYGRPAPH, from the coding sequence ATGAGCGCGCGTGAGTACGACGTCATCGTGATCGGGGCGGGCGCGGTGGGCGAGAACGTCGCCGATCGCGCGGTCCAGGGCGGTATGTCGACCGTCATCGTCGAGGCGGAACTGGTCGGCGGCGAATGCTCCTACTGGGCATGCATGCCCTCCAAGGCGCTGCTGCGCAGTGCGGCGGCGCTGCGCGCCGCGCGGGATGTCGACGGGGCGAAGCAGGCGGTCACCGGCGAGGTGGACGTCGCGGGTGTGCTGCGGCGCCGCAACCGCATCACCCACGACTGGGATGACGCGTCGCAGGTGAGCTGGCTGGACGGCGCCGGCATCGATCTCCTGCGCGGTCACGCCGAGTTCACCGGCGTCAAACGCGTCCGGGTGACCGCCGCAGACGGCACCGTGACCGACCTGGTCGCCCGCCACGCCGTCGCCGTCGCCACCGGATCGGCACCCCTGCTGCCGGACATCCCGGGTCTGCGCGAGATCGAACCGTGGACCAGCCGCGATGCCACCAGCGCACAGACGATCCCCGCGTCGCTGGCCATCCTCGGGGGCGGGGTGGTGGGCGCGGAGATGGCGACGGCGTACGCCGGCTTCGGCACCACGGTGACCCTGATCGTCCGGTCGCGGCTGCTGTCGAGCATGGAGCCGTTCGCCGGCGACCTGGTCGCCGCCTCGCTCGCCCGGCTGGGCGTCTCCCTCCGCACCGGCGTCGAGGTCACCGCGGCGCACCGCACCGACCGCAACGCCGTGCTGGCACTGTCCGACGGCGGACGTGTCGTCGCCGAGCAGGTGCTCGTCGCCGTCGGGCGCACGCCGCGCACCACGGATCTCGGCCTGGAGAGCATCGGCTTCTCGCCGGGCGCGTGGCTGAGCGTCGATGACACGCTGCTGGTGAAGGGCACCGACTGGCTGTACGCGGTGGGCGACGTGAACCATCGCGCGCTGCTGACCCACCAGGGCAAGTACCAGGCGCGTGCCGCCGGTGACGTGATCGCGGCCCGCGCGAAGGGTCACCCCGTGGCCGACGCCCCGTGGGGCGCACACGTGGCCACCGCCGATCACGACCACATCCCGCAGGTCACCTTCACCGACCCCGAGGTCGCCTCGGTCGGGCTCACCGAGGCGGCCGCCCGTGCGGCCGGACGGCGCATCCGCGTGCTCGACTACGACCTGTCCTGGATCGCGGGGGCGAGCACCTATGCGGACGCCTACCAGGGGATGGCGCGTGCCATCGTCGACGAGGACCGCGGCGTGCTGATCGGGGCCACCTTCGCCGGCGCGAACGTCGCCGAGCTGCTGCACTCCGCGACCGTGGCGATCGTCGGCGAGGTGCCGATCGAACGGCTCTGGCACGCGGTCCCGTCGTATCCGACGCTCAGCGAGGTGTGGCTGCGCTGGCTCGAGGAGTACGGCCGCCCCGCCCCCCATTGA
- the purH gene encoding bifunctional phosphoribosylaminoimidazolecarboxamide formyltransferase/IMP cyclohydrolase has translation MAGPSHDPSLYRDRDLVPVRRALVSVSDKTHLLTLAEALAGAGIEIVSTGSTAATIRGAGYPVTDVAAVTGFPESLDGRVKTLHPGVHAGLLADLRLEDHERQLDELGIAAFELVVVNLYPFVETVASGAEGDAVVEQIDIGGPAMVRASAKNYANVAIVVSPESYPGVIEAIAAGGTSLAQRRALAARAFAHTAAYDRAVAQWFAEETLSDADLPQHLTIKAERLETLRYGENSHQRAAIYSRVGGHGIAQATQLQGKGMSYNNYIDADAALRAAFDMVLPAVAIIKHANPCGIAVSAPNALDAIASAHLRAHECDPVSAFGGVIAANRRVTLKMAENMRDIFTEVIVAPDFEPEALEVFALKKNLRVLRLPVDWQQERMDVRLVSGGLLLQDADRFPDDIESVAKDWQLVSGERPSEEEMTNFIFAWKACRAVKSNAIVLAKGSATVGIGMGQVNRVDSCRLAVERAGARAAGSVAASDAFFPFADGPAVLIDAGIGGIVQPGGSVRDDEVIDAAREAGIPMFFTGERHFFH, from the coding sequence ATGGCCGGCCCCAGCCACGACCCGTCCCTGTACCGCGACCGCGACCTCGTTCCGGTTCGCCGGGCGCTCGTCTCGGTCAGCGACAAGACCCACCTGCTGACGCTGGCGGAGGCGCTGGCCGGCGCCGGGATCGAGATCGTCTCGACCGGCTCCACCGCGGCCACCATCCGCGGTGCCGGCTACCCGGTGACCGACGTCGCCGCGGTCACCGGCTTTCCGGAGTCGCTGGACGGCCGCGTCAAGACCCTGCACCCGGGCGTGCACGCCGGGCTCCTGGCGGACCTGCGTCTCGAGGATCACGAGCGCCAGCTGGACGAACTCGGCATCGCGGCCTTCGAGCTGGTCGTGGTGAACCTGTACCCGTTCGTGGAGACCGTCGCCTCCGGCGCCGAAGGCGACGCGGTCGTCGAGCAGATCGACATCGGCGGACCGGCCATGGTGCGCGCCTCGGCGAAGAACTACGCCAACGTCGCCATCGTCGTCTCGCCCGAGTCCTACCCCGGCGTCATCGAGGCGATCGCCGCCGGCGGCACCAGCCTGGCCCAGCGCCGCGCCCTCGCCGCGCGCGCCTTCGCGCACACCGCCGCCTACGACCGCGCCGTCGCCCAGTGGTTCGCCGAGGAGACGCTCTCCGACGCGGACCTGCCTCAGCACCTCACGATCAAGGCCGAGCGGTTGGAGACGCTGCGGTACGGCGAGAACTCGCACCAGCGTGCCGCGATCTACTCGCGGGTCGGCGGCCATGGCATCGCCCAGGCCACCCAGCTGCAGGGCAAGGGCATGTCGTACAACAACTACATCGACGCGGATGCCGCGCTGCGGGCCGCGTTCGACATGGTGCTGCCGGCCGTGGCGATCATCAAGCACGCCAACCCCTGCGGGATCGCGGTCAGCGCGCCCAACGCGCTGGATGCCATCGCCAGCGCGCACCTGCGCGCACACGAGTGCGACCCCGTCTCCGCGTTCGGCGGGGTGATCGCGGCGAACCGGCGCGTGACGCTGAAGATGGCCGAGAACATGAGGGACATCTTCACCGAGGTCATCGTGGCCCCGGACTTCGAGCCCGAGGCGCTGGAGGTCTTCGCGCTGAAGAAGAACCTCCGCGTGCTGCGTCTGCCGGTCGACTGGCAGCAGGAGCGGATGGATGTCCGGCTCGTCTCCGGCGGTCTGCTGCTGCAGGACGCCGACCGCTTCCCCGACGACATCGAGTCGGTCGCCAAGGACTGGCAGCTCGTCTCGGGCGAGCGCCCGAGCGAGGAGGAGATGACCAACTTCATCTTCGCCTGGAAGGCCTGCCGCGCGGTCAAGTCCAACGCCATCGTGCTCGCGAAGGGCTCGGCGACGGTCGGCATCGGAATGGGCCAGGTCAACCGCGTCGACTCCTGCCGACTCGCCGTCGAGCGGGCCGGCGCACGCGCGGCCGGCTCGGTCGCGGCATCCGATGCGTTCTTCCCGTTCGCCGACGGACCTGCGGTCCTCATCGACGCCGGAATCGGCGGAATCGTCCAGCCGGGAGGATCTGTGCGCGACGACGAGGTGATCGACGCCGCCCGGGAAGCCGGGATCCCCATGTTCTTCACCGGCGAGCGCCACTTCTTCCACTGA
- the purN gene encoding phosphoribosylglycinamide formyltransferase: MLTVAVLISGAGSNLRALLDEAAEADFPARVVVVGADREAAGFAHAEEYGIPTMLVPWRQFDSREEWGAELGRQLEVWSPDLVVLSGLMRLLPASLVEAWSPRIINTHPAYLPEFPGPHGVRDALAAGVAQTGASVIIVDNGVDSGPILAQERVPVFPGDDEHSLHERIKPVERRLLIDVIRRIATGDLDLAAAR, encoded by the coding sequence GTGCTCACGGTCGCCGTCCTCATTTCGGGCGCGGGATCCAATCTTCGGGCCCTGCTCGATGAGGCGGCTGAAGCGGATTTCCCCGCGCGCGTCGTCGTCGTCGGAGCGGACCGCGAGGCAGCGGGGTTCGCGCATGCCGAGGAGTACGGCATCCCCACGATGCTCGTGCCGTGGCGCCAGTTCGACTCGCGCGAGGAGTGGGGTGCCGAGCTGGGCCGCCAGCTGGAGGTGTGGAGCCCCGACCTGGTCGTGCTGAGCGGGCTGATGCGGCTGCTGCCTGCGTCTCTCGTCGAGGCGTGGAGCCCGCGGATCATCAACACGCACCCGGCCTATCTCCCCGAGTTCCCCGGTCCCCACGGTGTGCGCGACGCGCTGGCCGCCGGTGTGGCCCAGACCGGTGCGAGCGTCATCATCGTCGACAACGGTGTCGACAGCGGTCCGATCCTCGCGCAGGAGCGGGTCCCCGTCTTCCCCGGGGACGACGAGCACTCCCTGCACGAACGCATCAAGCCCGTCGAGCGCCGGCTGCTGATCGACGTCATCCGCCGCATCGCGACGGGCGACCTCGATCTGGCCGCCGCCCGTTGA
- a CDS encoding DUF6350 family protein: protein MHRLIVLLLAAVDAAIAAAVGIAATLAPLTVLWVLGMGGTAEWGTLWPAGAAVWQLGHLVPLHVTLPGDYLAVAGIDPTAASFVLSLAPLALAVFTAIFAARSGVRASQADAWVTGVITGAVVFTALAGVIALTSGTAIADVELWQAILMPALVYAVPLCAGAVVTEWREAGSGVIARVRDRVEAAPHGWADVVGLTARGTAVVLAGLIGLGALAFAVALLLRGGEVIALFEAAHVDTLGAVIVTLTELAYLPTLVIWGMSFVAGPGFAVGVDTAVSPAGTQLGVIPGIPVLGALPESTTPWLLLLALLPIGLGALSGWIVRSRLAAPTLAEPAAAGRDAASDVTRSPALSALLAGSDAHRSFAASPSPEVSGPAGGASDDAADDPIGARLVIALGIAVLSGAGAALLCLLASGSIGPARLAEVGPQPGPVALAVGAEVLVGAAILLLSPRRRSRAGRSDRDRDGAEPAAKPAGEPAGEPASEAFAWSPSSAPTEPVELPGAWTPVAHGIRSAFDDAAREPDAAPEPEPEREPAPATGSDDPDDTPTVDLGPRRPKPLPPID, encoded by the coding sequence ATGCATCGCCTGATCGTCCTTCTTCTCGCCGCCGTCGACGCCGCCATCGCGGCGGCGGTCGGTATCGCGGCGACCCTTGCCCCGCTCACCGTGCTGTGGGTGCTGGGCATGGGCGGGACGGCGGAGTGGGGGACGCTCTGGCCGGCCGGCGCCGCCGTCTGGCAGCTGGGGCATCTCGTTCCCCTGCACGTCACGCTGCCCGGCGATTACCTGGCGGTGGCCGGAATCGATCCGACGGCAGCATCCTTCGTCCTCTCGCTGGCCCCGCTCGCGTTGGCCGTGTTCACCGCGATCTTCGCGGCACGCTCGGGCGTGCGCGCCTCCCAGGCGGACGCGTGGGTGACCGGCGTGATCACCGGCGCTGTCGTGTTCACCGCGCTGGCCGGGGTGATCGCCCTGACCTCGGGCACCGCGATCGCGGACGTCGAGCTGTGGCAGGCGATCCTGATGCCTGCCCTGGTGTACGCCGTGCCGCTGTGCGCGGGAGCCGTCGTGACCGAATGGCGCGAGGCCGGCAGCGGGGTGATCGCCCGGGTGCGCGACCGCGTCGAGGCCGCGCCGCACGGGTGGGCGGATGTCGTCGGTCTCACCGCGCGCGGCACCGCCGTGGTGCTCGCCGGGTTGATCGGGCTGGGCGCGCTCGCTTTCGCCGTCGCGCTGCTGCTGCGCGGCGGCGAGGTGATCGCGCTGTTCGAAGCGGCTCACGTGGACACGCTCGGCGCCGTGATCGTCACGCTCACGGAGCTGGCCTACCTGCCCACGCTCGTGATCTGGGGCATGTCCTTCGTCGCGGGGCCGGGTTTCGCGGTGGGCGTGGACACGGCGGTCTCGCCGGCCGGAACCCAGCTCGGCGTGATCCCCGGCATCCCCGTGCTGGGTGCGCTCCCCGAATCGACCACACCGTGGCTGCTGCTGCTCGCGCTCCTTCCGATCGGGCTCGGGGCGCTGTCCGGCTGGATCGTGCGCTCGCGCCTGGCCGCACCGACCCTGGCAGAGCCGGCCGCGGCGGGGCGGGATGCCGCATCCGACGTCACCCGCAGCCCGGCGCTGAGCGCACTGCTGGCGGGTTCGGATGCGCACCGCTCCTTCGCGGCATCCCCGTCTCCGGAGGTCAGCGGGCCGGCGGGTGGCGCCTCGGACGACGCAGCGGACGACCCGATCGGCGCGCGCCTGGTGATCGCCCTCGGCATCGCTGTGCTGTCCGGTGCTGGAGCGGCGCTGCTCTGCCTGCTGGCCTCCGGCTCGATCGGCCCGGCGCGCCTGGCCGAGGTGGGGCCGCAGCCGGGTCCGGTGGCTCTGGCCGTGGGCGCAGAGGTGCTGGTGGGAGCGGCCATCCTGCTGCTGTCGCCGCGTCGCCGCAGCAGGGCGGGCCGCAGCGACCGGGACCGGGACGGTGCAGAGCCCGCGGCGAAGCCTGCGGGGGAGCCTGCGGGGGAGCCCGCATCCGAGGCGTTCGCATGGTCACCCTCGAGCGCACCGACCGAGCCGGTGGAGTTGCCGGGCGCTTGGACACCCGTCGCCCACGGGATACGGTCCGCCTTCGACGACGCTGCACGGGAGCCGGACGCCGCACCGGAGCCGGAGCCGGAGCGCGAGCCTGCTCCCGCGACCGGGTCCGACGACCCGGACGATACCCCGACCGTCGATCTGGGGCCCCGCAGGCCGAAGCCACTGCCGCCGATAGACTAG